CACTACTACCGACCAAGTTGGTCAATACAAACTAAAGCTGGTTATAAAAGCACAAATAAATGCCGGTTCATATAATCCGCAAGCACTTATTGATCCACCGGGAGGTTTAGAAGCACACGAAAACACTATACCAAACGTAAAGTTATATGCAAAAGTAAAAGCAAGTGGCAGCACTACTTGTGCAGCGGTAGATACCTCTGCCGGAGCTACAAACAAAGTTGGCAATCCTGCTAACTGCTCTCCCAACAGCATTGGTGAAATTGCTACAGCCATCAGCAGTTTAAAAGTTACACCATCTAATGTAAACTCAACAGCTACCGTAAGTGTTTTTGCTAACGAAAACAGCAGTGCCAATGCATTTGTAACCGATATTGCAGGCAGAGTAGTTTGGTCAAAAAATATGGACTTAACCACTGGCGAAAACAACTTTGTATTTGAACGCAGTGGTATTTCATCCGGTTTATACTTAATGAATATTGCAATTGGAAACACCCATATTTCTAAGCGTTTCAATATTACTGAATAAGACATCAATTGCCTTTTTAGTAAAAAACCCGCGCGAAAATTCGTGCGGGTTTTTTGTTTTACACCAAGCAGTAATTACATTCGGCAGCTAATAATAAAAATCTAAAATTAAACACATGAAAACTATCCAAAATTGGTTAGATGAATATGCAGTGAGCCACCAAAACCCTACCAACAAAAAAGTTCATTTTGTATGTGTGCCCGTTATATTTTTCACTATTGTGGGTTTGCTTTACAGCATTCCATTTCCACAATTGGTAGATTTAAAAATAGTAGAATTTAATGTTGCCACCATAGCATTGGTATTGGTAACACTTTATTACCTCCGGCTTTCGGTATCGCTGGCAATCGGTATGTTTCTTTTTTCATTCTTATGTTTAGTTATCTCACAGAGCATCGTACTGCAATCGTCTAAGAGTGTTCTTGCCATTACCTGCGTAATACTTTTTATTATGGCATGGATATTTCAATTTTGGGGGCATAATATCGAAGGCAAAAAACCTTCGTTCTTAAAAGACCTGCAATTTCTAATGATTGGACCGGCATGGATTATGAGTTTTATCTATAAAAAACTCGGCATTTCTTATTAAACCTTTTTCATTTTACAGTGTTTTACATTCCAAAAAAATATATGAACAGAAATATTCTGGCAGCAGTGTTATTACTTGTTACTTGCCATTTCTCATTTGCAGAATCGCCCGATACCAAAACCATTGTAAACAACATGCTTAACGCAATTAAAAATGCAAAAGGATATACTTATACCATGCGTGGTTCTGAGCGTATTTTAGGCAAAAATGATATGCGCGTTAC
The nucleotide sequence above comes from Chitinophagales bacterium. Encoded proteins:
- a CDS encoding T9SS type A sorting domain-containing protein — its product is MKKLSFTLLSALLLSFGSNAQSLPCGNSGAAACTAVALSYNGFENPDSIECFESGVAGEVVVQFKNFTNLVIPGTGPITVYYLRIDSILNLPCGICWSTNKSNNVFTGGESGCIKFSGTTTDQVGQYKLKLVIKAQINAGSYNPQALIDPPGGLEAHENTIPNVKLYAKVKASGSTTCAAVDTSAGATNKVGNPANCSPNSIGEIATAISSLKVTPSNVNSTATVSVFANENSSANAFVTDIAGRVVWSKNMDLTTGENNFVFERSGISSGLYLMNIAIGNTHISKRFNITE
- a CDS encoding DUF962 domain-containing protein, translated to MKTIQNWLDEYAVSHQNPTNKKVHFVCVPVIFFTIVGLLYSIPFPQLVDLKIVEFNVATIALVLVTLYYLRLSVSLAIGMFLFSFLCLVISQSIVLQSSKSVLAITCVILFIMAWIFQFWGHNIEGKKPSFLKDLQFLMIGPAWIMSFIYKKLGISY